The DNA segment GCTGCGCCAGGCGATCGAGAACCTGATCGACAACGCGGCCGCCCACGGCGGACCGGGTGGGGTCGAGGTCGACGTCCGGGCCGACCCGGCGGCCGGCCAGGTCGAGGTGGTGGTGGCCGACCGCGGCGCCGCCGAGGCGCCCCAGAGCGGGCACGGCATCGGGCTGTTCGTCGTCCGCCGCTTCCTCGACGAGGCCGGCGGGACGTCATGGGTTGCGCCCCGTGACGGTGGAGGTACCCTCGTAGGGCTGCGCGTGCCGCTGCGGCCAGCCGCCGAACCGGATCCACTGGACAACGCCGTCAACACCTGAAACGGCCTCTCGGGGGGGAGCGGTCAATGCGGCAACCGGTCCGGGTCGTCCTCGCGGACGACCACGACGCGTTCGTCGAGGGCCTCGGCATGGTGCTCTCGGCCGAAGACGACCTCGAAGTCGTCGCCCTGGCGGGCGACGGCGCCTCGGCCCTGCAGGCCGTGCTCACCCACCATCCCGACGTGCTGGTGGTCGACACCCAGATGCCCGGCCCGGCCGTGACCGAGCTGGTGCGCCTGGTCGGCCAGGCCGAGCCGGCGACCAGGGTGCTGCTGCTGGCCGAGGACGCCCGGCTCGCCCCCTCCAGCCGTCCCGACCCCGGCGGCCACGCCGGCATGACCGGGGCCGTGTCCGCCCGTGAGCTGGCCGAGGCCATCCGGGCGGTGGCCGCCGGCTTCCGGGTGACCCTGACCGGCCCGCCGGCGCCCGCCGGCCCGCCCGCGGCCGCCGGGGCGGCCCGGCCAGCCGACCAGGCTCCGGAACGGCCCGAGCGGGACGACCACGCCGAGCTGCTGCTGCGCAGCCTGTCGGAGCGCGAGCGCCAGGTCCTGGCCCTGCTGGCCCGCGGCTACTCCAACCGCCGCATCGCCGAGGCCTGTTTCCTGTCGCTCAACACGGTCCGCACCCACGTCCAGAACGTGCTGGTCAAGCTGGGCGTACACTCCAAGCTGGAGGCGGCCGCGCTGGCCGTTGGCCAGGGGCTGGTCAGCATCGAG comes from the Actinomycetota bacterium genome and includes:
- a CDS encoding response regulator transcription factor, translating into MRQPVRVVLADDHDAFVEGLGMVLSAEDDLEVVALAGDGASALQAVLTHHPDVLVVDTQMPGPAVTELVRLVGQAEPATRVLLLAEDARLAPSSRPDPGGHAGMTGAVSARELAEAIRAVAAGFRVTLTGPPAPAGPPAAAGAARPADQAPERPERDDHAELLLRSLSERERQVLALLARGYSNRRIAEACFLSLNTVRTHVQNVLVKLGVHSKLEAAALAVGQGLVSIE
- a CDS encoding ATP-binding protein; translation: MLAHELRRRVAAVRVAGEAIAALRDQGRDASAMLDLLLAEVADLDQLAGAVLAERRSGPAGHAPDLAATVQAAARTVAVARGATVRVQAAVQAEAEVSPAMLRQAIENLIDNAAAHGGPGGVEVDVRADPAAGQVEVVVADRGAAEAPQSGHGIGLFVVRRFLDEAGGTSWVAPRDGGGTLVGLRVPLRPAAEPDPLDNAVNT